tgctccttattcttatttaggatataatatttttaagtatTTGATGCGTAATAagtttaaatttaaaaatatatatatatatatatatatatttggacATAAAAATGgggtttaaaaaaaaaaaaaaaaatatgcaaatataattaaatttattcatatatacatatatatatatttttatttgctCATTCTTCTTCAATGGctcttatataaaatacattatTTCCTCTTATAAAAGCATCATTGTATTTTTCTGTTAATTCACCTTCACAATATTCTTCAGTTTGTTCTAGAGCCACGTTCATACGTTCATCTAAACAAGCAAGGATTCCCTTATAGTCCGTACCATTATTCAATCTAACAATTACTGCTCGACCTTTTAAACTTTCCACAAAATCTTTTGGAGAATTTGCTGacataatgaaaatgatataaagtatatatataaattttatttttatgaagcttcaatataaatatattttttttttattatctcataaaaataataagtgcTCTTCAAATTTTTATGCCACAAAAAGGGAATAaactatatttattatttaatcaaatatattttaatatatattttatatatttatgtatttttttttttttttttatttgtttgaaaaaaatcacaaaaaaatatatacatatataatatttatattttactaattatatgtacataatattcctcataaaaaatattggtgaggaaataaaataatta
This region of Plasmodium sp. gorilla clade G2 genome assembly, chromosome: 13 genomic DNA includes:
- a CDS encoding U6 snRNA-associated Sm-like protein LSm6, putative, which encodes MSANSPKDFVESLKGRAVIVRLNNGTDYKGILACLDERMNVALEQTEEYCEGELTEKYNDAFIRGNNVFYIRAIEEE